GCTCGCCGGGCTCGCCTGGAACCCGGAAACCCTGATGGCTGCGCGGTTCCTGCAGGGCGCCGGCGGCGCCGCCTCGACCGCGGTCGCGCTGGGCATGGTCGTCCGGCTGTTCCCGGAGCCGGCCGAACGCGCCAAGGCGCTGGGCGCGTTCAGCTTCGTGCAGGCCGCGGGCGGCTCGATCGGCAGCATCGCCGGCGGAGTGCTGACCCAGGCGCTGAGCTGGCACTGGATCTTCCTGATCAACCTGCCGATCGGCGTGGCCGCCGGGCTGGTGGCGCTGCGGGTGCTGGAGGCCGATCGCGGTCTCGGGCTGGGTGCCGGGGCCGACTGGCTGGGCGCGGTGCTGGTCACCGCGGCGCTGATGCTCGGCGTGTACACGATCGTCGGGGTGGACTCCCACGGCTGGACCTCCGCGCACACGCTCGTCCTCGGTGCGGTGTCGCTGGTGCTGCTGGTGGCGTTCCTCCTGCGCCAGGGCCGGGCCCGCGACCCGCTGCTGCCGCTGCGGATCTTCACCTCCCGCGGTCTGTCCGGGGCCAACCTGACGATGGCGCTGCTGGTGTCGTCGATGTTCGGGTTCCAGTTCCTCGTGGTGCTCTACCTGCGGCAGGTGCTGGGCCTGAGCGCGCAGGCGACCGGGCTGGCGATGGTGCCGATCGCCGTGGTGATCGCGGTGGTGTCGCTGACCGTGTCGCCGCGGGTGGCCACCCGGTTCGGCGACTTCCGGGTCCTGCTGGCCGGTCTGGTGCTCATCGGGGGCGGGCTCGCGTGGCTGGCGCGGGTGCCCGCGGACGGCGGGTTCGCGGCGGACGTGCTCGGCCCGACACTGGCGATGGGTGCCGGGTTCGGCCTGGCGATGCCCGCGCTGATGGGGCTGGGCATGCGCGACGCCCGGCCCGAGGACACCGGCCTGGCGTCCGGGCTGTTCAACACCACGCAGCAGGTCGCCGGGGCGCTCGGCCTGTCGGTGCTGGCGGTGCTCGCCGCGACCCGCGCCGAGTCGGTGACCGGGGTGCGGCCCGAGGAAGCGCTCACCGCGGGCTACCACCTCGCGTTCTGGGTGGGCACCGGGCTGGTTGCGGCCGCGTTCGTGGTGGCCGCGCTGGTGCTGCGCCCCGGCGTGGCGGCGCGACGAACGGGTGAATCCGGCGCTAACGTCCCGGATCGTGCGCTCCCACAGCTATGACGACATCCTCGCCGGCCCGCGCCGACGCCAGATCCCCGAGGTCGTGGCGGAGCGCGGGCTGGTGGTCGAAGAAGCGGGAAGCGGTTTCTGCGGCGCGGTGGTCCGGTTCGAGCACGGCAACGTCGTGCTGGAGGACCGCCACGGCAGGCACCGGGTGTTCCCGCTGGAACCCGCCGGGTTCCTGCTCGAGGGCAAGCCGGTGACGCTGGTGCGGCCGAAGGCGGCCCCGCCGTCACGGGCGTCGGCCCGCTCGGCGTCCGGGTCGGTCAAGGTCGCCGGCCTGCGAGCCCGGACCGCGCGCGACTCGCGCATCTGGGTGGAGGGCAAGCACGACGCCGAGCTGGTCGAACGCGTGTGGGGGCACGACCTGCGGGTCGAGGGTGTGGTCGTGGAGCCCCTGGACGGGGTGGACGTGCTGGCCGACCGGATCACCGAGTTCGGCACCGGCCCCGGCCGGCGGTTGGGTGTCCTGGTCGACCACCTGGTGCCGGGCAGCAAGGAGTCCCGGCTGGTGGACGCCATTTTCGACGAGCACGTACTGGTCACCGGCCACCCCTACGTGGACGTGTGGCAGGCGGTGAAACCGGCCGCGGTGGGCATCCGCGAGTGGCCGTCGGTGCCGCGGGGCACGCCGTGGAAGGAAGGCGTGTGCGCGGCGCTGGGCTGGGGCGAGACCTACGAGGGGTGGCAGCGGGTGCTGGCCGCGGTGCGTACCTTCCGTGACGTGGAGACGCCGCTGATCGGCGCGGTGGAGCGGCTGATCGACTTCGTCACCGACCCGGAAGGCTGAATCCGGCAGGTCACACCCAGGTCTCTTCGGGCCGTCAGCTGGTCGCGAGCGGTCACTTTCTGCCACGATGGGCGCATGACTCCGGCGCTCGTCTGGCTGATCGTCGCCATCGCCCTGATGGCCGCCGAGGTGCTGTCCGGAGACTTCTTCCTGTTGATGCTCGGCCTCGGCGCACTGGTCGGGGCCGGCGCGGCGTTGATCACCGGCAACGTCGTGGTCGACGCGATCGTCTTCGCCGTCGCGTC
The sequence above is a segment of the Amycolatopsis viridis genome. Coding sequences within it:
- a CDS encoding DHA2 family efflux MFS transporter permease subunit codes for the protein MPTDQPAGRSRWLALAVLSAQTLMIVLDQTIVNVALPAIRDSLGFTQSNLSWVVNAYLIPFGGLLLLAGRLGDLAGRRRVFLAGMAVFTLASLLAGLAWNPETLMAARFLQGAGGAASTAVALGMVVRLFPEPAERAKALGAFSFVQAAGGSIGSIAGGVLTQALSWHWIFLINLPIGVAAGLVALRVLEADRGLGLGAGADWLGAVLVTAALMLGVYTIVGVDSHGWTSAHTLVLGAVSLVLLVAFLLRQGRARDPLLPLRIFTSRGLSGANLTMALLVSSMFGFQFLVVLYLRQVLGLSAQATGLAMVPIAVVIAVVSLTVSPRVATRFGDFRVLLAGLVLIGGGLAWLARVPADGGFAADVLGPTLAMGAGFGLAMPALMGLGMRDARPEDTGLASGLFNTTQQVAGALGLSVLAVLAATRAESVTGVRPEEALTAGYHLAFWVGTGLVAAAFVVAALVLRPGVAARRTGESGANVPDRALPQL
- a CDS encoding DUF3097 domain-containing protein; translated protein: MRSHSYDDILAGPRRRQIPEVVAERGLVVEEAGSGFCGAVVRFEHGNVVLEDRHGRHRVFPLEPAGFLLEGKPVTLVRPKAAPPSRASARSASGSVKVAGLRARTARDSRIWVEGKHDAELVERVWGHDLRVEGVVVEPLDGVDVLADRITEFGTGPGRRLGVLVDHLVPGSKESRLVDAIFDEHVLVTGHPYVDVWQAVKPAAVGIREWPSVPRGTPWKEGVCAALGWGETYEGWQRVLAAVRTFRDVETPLIGAVERLIDFVTDPEG